One genomic region from Cydia pomonella isolate Wapato2018A chromosome 4, ilCydPomo1, whole genome shotgun sequence encodes:
- the LOC133517093 gene encoding uncharacterized protein LOC133517093 has translation MTQCKQCKLFLSTAKESIMKCKGPCEGIFHKKCVPKANLKSEICEKCSKKEGSPTARCIPKLSIDINEATPENVLDEVNKKLEIIYKMEEKIDKMEEKIESLKDNVDFYAQKYQEMTDFKKNAEKKIAALEKKNLNLQKINESLEERITQLELKEVETEVEIVGVEQVLNENTKDLIATIGQKLEMDVNEIESARRVGRQKPDEKRPRPIVVKLRSKVARAGWLKHRKTMLTNKDLLGNDNNNRIYINENLTKQMRSLFWNTKTSLKGTYKYIWVQDLKILIKKTDASKIYNIKCDADIQRHLGTDNEASAS, from the coding sequence ATGACGCAGTGTAAACAGTGCAAGTTGTTCTTATCAACCGCTAAAGAGTCTATTATGAAATGTAAAGGACCGTGTGAAGGGATCTTTCATAAGAAATGTGTGCCAAAGGCTAATTTGAAGAGTGAGATTTGCGAAAAATGCAGCAAAAAAGAGGGCAGCCCAACTGCACGATGCATTCCAAAACTCTCCATTGACATCAATGAGGCTACACCAGAAAATGTATTAGATGAGGTTAATAAAAAACTGGAAATCATCTACAAGATGGAagaaaaaattgacaaaatgGAAGAAAAAATTGAGAGTTTAAAAGATAATGTTGACTTCTATGCGCAAAAATACCAAGAAATGACAGATTTCAAGAAAAATGCAGAAAAAAAGATAGCAGctctggaaaaaaaaaacctaaatttgCAAAAAATTAACGAGTCACTAGAAGAACGAATCACACAACTGGAATTAAAAGAGGTGGAGACCGAAGTCGAAATAGTAGGTGTGGAACAAGTGCTGAACGAGAATACAAAAGACCTTATCGCAACAATTGGTCAAAAATTGGAAATGGACGTTAACGAAATAGAATCCGCCAGAAGGGTAGGCCGACAAAAACCCGATGAGAAGCGCCCGCGACCCATCGTTGTCAAGCTGAGGTCGAAGGTCGCGCGTGCCGGCTGGCTAAAACATAGAAAAACTATGCTAACTAATAAGGATCTGCTTGGGAACGACAATAACAACCGAATTTACATAAACGAAAACCTTACAAAACAGATGAGAAGCCTGTTCTGGAATACCAAAACTTCCCTAAAGGGCACCTACAAATATATATGGGTACAAgatctaaaaattttaattaaaaaaacggaCGCCTCGAAAATATACAACATTAAGTGTGACGCCGATATACAGAGACACTTAGGAACTGATAACGAGGCGAGCGCAAGCTAA